The nucleotide sequence GGCGCCGACACGAGCGGCCGCGCCGGCATCGATCTCGGCGTCTACGGCGTGCCGGAGACCTTCATCATCGGGCCCGACGGGGTGATCCGCGACAAGCTCGTCGGCATCGTGACGCCGGAGAACTATGCCAGCGTGCTCGGCCGCATCCGCGCGGCTGGCCGGTCCGCGCCCGTGACGAACTGACCGACGCGACTAGGCAGCGCTTGGAAACCCGAGATCGCGGGCGTATGCAGCCAGTGCCGGCTTGAAACCGTTCCAAGGTGGACAAGTCGCGCAATCGGCTGAAACCGCGATCAAAGAGCGCCATGCGGATCGGGCTATTCGTTCCCTGCTACGTCGATGCCTTCGAGCCGGAGGTCGGCATTGCCACGCTGGAGCTGCTGGAGCGCTTCGGCCTGACCGTCGAATATCCCTACGACCAGACCTGCTGCGGCCAGCCGATGACCAACACCGGCTGCCACCAAGAGGCGGCCGCGACCGAGGCTTTGTTCGTCAAGAATTTCTCCGGGTTCGACTACGTCGTCGCCCCGTCCGGCTCCTGCGTGCATCAGGTGCGCGAGCACCTCACCGCAATCCCGCAGACCGATGAGGTCAAGGCGGTGCGCGCCAAGACCTTCGAGCTCGTCGAATTCCTGCACGACGTCCTGAAGATCGAGGAGCTGCCCTGGGCGGCGTTTCCGCACAAGGTCGCCTACCACTCGAACTGCAACGCGCTGCGTGGCATCGGCCATGCCCGACCGACCGAGCTCAATCGTCCGTTCTTCTCGAAACCCCTCAACCTGTTGAAGAAGGTGAAGGGCCTGGAGGTCGTTGACCTGACCCGGCCCGACGAGTGCTGCGGTTTCGGCGGCACTTTCTCGGTGTTCGAGCCGGCCGTCTCGGCGAAGATGGGCTACGACAAGGTGACGGATCAGGCCCGGGCCGGCGCCGAATACGTCGTTTCGGCCGATTCCTCCTGTCTGATGCATCAGAAGGGCTGCGCCGAGCGCCTCGGCGTCCCGCTGAAGTACATCCACATCGCCCAGGTGCTGAACGGAGCCG is from Methylorubrum sp. B1-46 and encodes:
- a CDS encoding (Fe-S)-binding protein, translating into MRIGLFVPCYVDAFEPEVGIATLELLERFGLTVEYPYDQTCCGQPMTNTGCHQEAAATEALFVKNFSGFDYVVAPSGSCVHQVREHLTAIPQTDEVKAVRAKTFELVEFLHDVLKIEELPWAAFPHKVAYHSNCNALRGIGHARPTELNRPFFSKPLNLLKKVKGLEVVDLTRPDECCGFGGTFSVFEPAVSAKMGYDKVTDQARAGAEYVVSADSSCLMHQKGCAERLGVPLKYIHIAQVLNGAAA